A window of the Actinobacillus genomosp. 1 genome harbors these coding sequences:
- a CDS encoding DUF1737 domain-containing protein: MSDEKLSYKLITGKDDATFCQRVSQLLNEGYELYGSPSVTFNGKEVIAAQAVILKKLSN; the protein is encoded by the coding sequence ATGAGCGATGAAAAACTTTCTTACAAACTAATCACCGGCAAAGATGACGCAACATTCTGCCAAAGAGTATCTCAATTACTTAATGAAGGCTATGAACTATACGGTTCTCCCTCTGTAACGTTTAACGGCAAAGAGGTTATTGCCGCTCAAGCAGTTATTCTCAAAAAATTATCAAATTAA